The following coding sequences lie in one Crassostrea angulata isolate pt1a10 chromosome 10, ASM2561291v2, whole genome shotgun sequence genomic window:
- the LOC128164520 gene encoding uncharacterized protein LOC128164520, with amino-acid sequence MSFIKEFSGKYPEHTHKNDPKAEELLSTAKFDARFQMCNQDKACWQNYVDYFRCIKKKGEDYEPCNWFKKQYQALCPGFWTERWDEQREAGAFPAKI; translated from the exons ATGTCGTTTATTAAAGA ATTTTCTGGCAAATATCCGGAGCATACACACAAAAATGATCCCAAAGCTGAAGAATTATTATCTACAGCCAAATTTGATGCTCGATTTCAAATGTGCAACCAGGACAA GGCATGCTGGCAGAACTATGTAGATTATTTTAGATGTATAAAGAAGAAGGGGGAAGATTATGAACCATGCAACTGGTTTAAAAAACAGTACCAAGCACTTTGTCCAGGCTTTTGG ACGGAGAGATGGGATGAACAACGTGAAGCAGGAGCATTCCCGGCCAAGATTTAA